AGCTTTAATTTCTCTATTAGTACGAGGGAGATAACACCTACATCCTACGAGTATTTTCAGAGTTAAATGGGAGAACAAATGCAAAATTCCTGGGACCcagtaatcactcaataaatactaactCATTTCTCTTTACATAGGATGGCTATGAATGAAGGCAGGAAGACCAGCTAGCAATCAGCAATCTACCTATGAAATGCTAAGAGCCTGAACTAGCTGTGAAAGGGAAACTGGACACAATTCTCACCAAACACTGGTGATAATTCTGATGAACCAGATGTGACAAGGTGAGGAGAGAAATGACAAAACAGAGAAACCCAGGCTATAGCCACAATTTATGATGattgaggggaggagggaaaatatGTAGTTTTCAACTTTCTTCACTGGAGCACCTCTACTGACTTTTAATATACACTTTTGTTTGAAATGGGCTTTAGCCAAAGTAATGAaaggatacaataaaaaaaaatttcgtATGCCTGATTATCTATTTACGTTGCCAAATATGCAGGACCACTTATGAGTATGAGGTTTCCCTACATGGAGATACTCTGAAAAACAATACAGTTATCCTTCAATCATTTTACATCTGTACACAGGCTGTAAGTAATACTGCAAGAGAGTAGAGGAGACCAAAATCCACCACTATCACAAACTATAAACCTGAGTTCTGCAACAGAGTGCAGTCTGCCAGCTCTTTAAATAAAAGTCTATGATTTCCATGTATGGAAATTATTGGgaattatataaaacaatataactTACATCAATTTTTGAAGTTTTGGCAAATGCTCCCACTGGATGTACATGGTCATAGAGTATTATGACACCCACCATTACCCTCAAGCAGAATGACACTGTCTCTTCATTTGTAAATCTGCTTCTGTATTCCCTGGAGGGTAGAAAAGATATGGATGGATGAAGCACATCACAAACTAATGAGCTGATTCAACTCTCAGCTGATGCTCAAAGACGTATCCTGTTGATCTCTAAAAGAGAGAACATTGTGCACCACCTCCTTCTCTGCATGAGATTCCCAGAGAAATGAGGTGGGTGGAACAGCTATCATTTACATATTCTGGTCTCTATACACACCTTAGTATGCTACCCATTCTGCCTGCAGGGGTCAGAcaattttagagaaattaaaagtagCCCCAAAGTACAAGTTGGGGATGGGCGCTTTGTAAAGGCTATTATGATTACTATGATGAAAAAAGTTACTAGCTTAACAGAGCAAGTATTTTTGCAATTTAGGGGCGATCTTGATCTAAACACATTATTGTATTACTGagttttaatttgctaaaatttaatcatattcttctctcatttgggaaaaagaaaatagaactttTGTCTATACAGAAGGCAGCATGGCATGGCAGAAAGTCCAGAACAAAAACAGAGACATCCAGGCACATGTGTGGGGTCATCCACTGTGCATTAGTCCCTCCATTTCCCAGGAGGTTGCTCCCCTAATTggaatgatgatgatgctgaGTAGTTGCCCTCTTACTTCATAAGGTTTTCCAGTAAGATGATGTATATTATagtgctttggaaaataaaaagctccacaaaaacaaaagttatctAGTAAAACCATATATTATCCAGGAATCcaggagagatttttttctgCCTGCTGTCAGGAAAATCCAGCCAGAAAACTTTGTGGTGTACACCATAAATGGTTTGAGGGAGAGGAGAAACCCAGAAGAGAATTTAGGTtagtgtttaagaaaaaaattgaagactgAGAACTAATACTGAGAGAAAAGGACAAGGAGAATAACTCTAACTCTCTACCAAACAGGCAAGGTTCTCTagtgaaaagggagagagaatggtTATGAGAAGCATAACCAAAACTCATCCCCCACACCCAAAAAAGCTCCACAAAATCCCCATTCCAAAGAGTTTAAGTTAGTCTGACTGGTCTGAGGCACCTGAAAACCAGCTGTACTTCATACCTAACCACAAGCTACATTAAGctgtcaaattattttaattttgttcatatgTTAACATTGGATACGTGGGATATACTTGATTTCCACCTTCCAAATATGACATATTCATATCTGGACAAACATTTCAACATGaaagttaaagggaaaaagaTCAGCTGATACTCACGGTGTTTCAAGCATGACTCTGCATACACTAGCCATGGTGCTTAGacaatctgtggtattttctaTCGGtaaatttttattctgtaaagtgtatggaaaacaaaaaaagtaaaagtgaccAACAGTTATTACTTATGCAGAATTTAAACTCAGCATAACACGAAAAATTAGCAACTTTAAAATCTGGTTCCTCCGGTCAATTTTGTAAAATGTGCACTGGATTCCGGGGACTGTTCTGAGCTCTAGGGAAACAGCTAGGATCAAGACAGCCAAGATCCCATTCTCCCAAGAGGCGCTTACATTCTAGCTGGACGGAAACAACTGCAACATGCAGACTGGGCCTCACAGGCCATGAGGTATATGGATTTTATCCTAAGGGTATTGGGATGTCACTGCAAACATCTTAGGCAGAGGATGAAGGGAATGTGGTTTATGTTTTAAGATTATTTGGCTGCTCTTTAGAGAAGAGATTACAGGGCAAGAGTGGAAGAGATAAGAACAGTCAGACATTAACACAGTACTCCAGGTGAGAGGATGGTAGACTGATCTGGAGAGGTAGCAAGACAGGGGTTAAGTTTTCAGATTCAGGGTGTATTCTGGAGGGAGAGCCACTAAGACTGTCTGATGGAGTGGATATAggggatgagataaagaaaagaatttagaatTATAACCCTTATTTGCTTGTACAGTGTTACTGTTAGTTGAGAAAGGAAAGACTGGAGAAAGGGCAGAGttggtgggggaaaaaaatcaagacttcAATTTGGTCATGATACCGTTGAGGTGTCAACAATACAACCAAAGAGACTGCAAACAGGCAGGTAGATGTGCACATGTGGGTGTCAGGGAAGGGGACACGACTCAGTGTATACACTGGGAGTCTATCAGCTTAGGGATGGGACTTAAAAGTCATGAGACTTGCTGAGGTCATCATGTATGCAGACAGGCAGGAGAGTAACAAGGCAAAGAACAACGTCCTAGACAAGGCTTACCTCGGAGACAAATTTTGTCGTGGCATCACTTAAGGTTTTCAGCATTGGGGTTGCCTCAGCGTAAAACAAAGACATTCGATTTGCCAATTCattatttacttcattttctccttctgcctgTGTGGAAAATATGAGTACTTGGCATCAGTTCATAAAGTATTAAATATAGTAACATTTATAAAAGAACCTAGGCAGAGTGCCTGTCTCATTAACGCTTGTTAAGTTAATCTAATAAATACTCTTATATTTTAGACCCTCAAGTACACATAATActtaaatattctttgagaacacaaatactaaaaatgacattaagcaattttttaaaagattaacctttaaaatattttaaatgatattaagcAATTAAATAAAACCTTGATGGGCTGCCTAACGTATAAAAGGGATTGTTCTAAATTCCATGGAAGATAGGAAGATGACTGACATTGCACCCTGCCTCCACTGGGAACACACAAGAATCCACACAGCAACCACAATAACATGCTAAGAGATAATGATGGAAAAGGCGGGTGACAGAAACATTAAGTTAGATAGACTGGAAGAAACTAAAATGGACGCACAGAAGAGTCAGGCTTTGGCAAGTGAAGATGGGCAGGTAAACAACGTATTCCAACCAGTCAAGGGGAGGAGCATGTCCTCCAATGACTTAGCAGAATGTAATTCCGTGTAATTCAATGTATTCAGTGTAATAAGGGGCAGCAACTAGTGAAAGATAAGGTTGGGAAGGAAGATTGGGGTGAGACTATAGCTTAAGTTCGTATCTAAGTACGGGGAGCCACTTAGAGTGtcagaagaaaggaataagaaatgaagtcattttttggggggggggggggtaagattagccctgagctaactgctgccagtcctcctctttttgctgaggaagactagccctgagctaacatccgtgcccatcttcctctattttatatgtgggacgcctaccacaccatggcttgccaagtggtgccacgtccgcacctgggatccgaaccggcgaaccccgggcctccgaagcacaacgtgcgcacttaaccactgcaccaccagccggCCCTTCAATTTTCTAAAGAAACTTAACTGACGACAGTGGGCAGACTGtaccaaaaaggaaaagactcTAGGTCAGAAAATGAGTTCTACTGCTACAGAATGATTGCCAACAGGAGAGTGAGAATTAGGCTCTCAACTGAGATAGAAGTATTAAGAGATGAAGAGGGGGACAGGGAAGAGATCTGAGAGAGATTTCACTTGACAGTGACTGGATTTACTTATAATTACTGAAGGTTAAACACAGTACAAAGATGACTTTAATGTCTTTGGCCTTGAGTGATGGCAGGATGGCTGTCATAGAGGACTGGTGttttgcttttacttattttatatggTGGGTATAAAAAAGACAGACGATAAGGTCAGCCTCACAGCAGGACTTGGTCTATGCAAAACCAAACTGATGCAAACAACAGATGCTTCATGGAAGAGAAATCTTTCCTCCAACCCAGAGCCTATCTTAGAGAAACcacttcagaaaatattttttcaatgaaaaaaaaaatgaacagtatCCTTTGGTACTTTTTTCCAACCTCTTATGCCACCTACCACTCCTTGCATATTTacatagtatttctttattaaactaTCTACTTGAGGCTAGGGCTGATCCtagaaatttctctatttttcacacCTATTAGTATGATATAGGTCCTCAAAATACCTAGAGAAAAAGATAACACTTTCTCCTTATTTAAGGTTTTATTCGTGGCATGTGACTCCTTAGAGGTAGAAACGGGTATTAAATAGCTTAAGATGAGAAGTCAAGAGACTAACAAGCctaaggaaatgagaagagatgCTATGCTAGACAAGGAACGGGCACAGAAgccattttctcaaagaaccagattgGGCACAGAAGTGCTCAAAGTCCATGACCTTGCTCTCCCCCCTTGCCAATGTTAGTACTTCTATCCCAGGTCAGTTTCTCTCTAGAATTCTTCCATTCTAAGAACATGGGGACAAAAAACTCATAAGTACTAACTCACAAAATTTTTGTGCAGTTAAAATGggaatataaagagaaattttataaCTATCAATGTTATACAGACAAAAAGCAATTTCATTGAAGTACTCATGGGAATTTAACGGACTAAGTAGAAAAACAGGTAAACACCATATGGTTTACTACATTTTGCTCTTTCTTCCCACAGCTGTGGTTGCCCATAATTACTAACTTTATTACTAGCTTTAACTTTatctgaatgaatgagcaaatgaacaaataaaagaatagacAATAAATAAAGAGCTGGGTTATTATTACCACCCAGTAATTCAAAGCATTAACTTACTGGAACATTATTAATCCTCATACGACTCAACGTTCTTCTATAATAGCTGAAATCATTCTGTATGGCAGGATTTGTCATCTACAGAAGacatttgtgaaagaaaaaggTATTATGTATAAATGATAGtgtaaaaattaagtgaaaaatctaCTAAACACAATTTTAACCAGTTAAGTAACATTCCCTAATTTGTAATACCATTTTAAGAACTAAAACTGGTATCCTCTAAGATGGCTCTTCACACTTAAATTATTTAACACTTTATTCAGTCCTTACTGAACATATAAAATTGTGCAGACTATTTTTTTTTGTCACAGTCAGTATACTTTCCTTCTTTCAATAATTTCAGGTAATAATACTAAAAGATTGTTTACCAAAAAACGTTATTCCCaaataagaacaaaaaggaaTACGTAGGCACTAGTTTTGAATTATTACAATAAAAGCATGTATATATGGTCAACAGAGCAACTGAACAgactaaaattttatatacaagCCACTTGTACATTAATAAGAGAATGGTGGTCTATGATAGAATCATGAAATGTTGGACTTATGAATTCAGCTCTTCCATTTTCTAGACAAGGAACTTGAGGCCCTGAAAAGTTAAAGGACCTGCCTTATGATTGGATCCTGTGATGGAGCCTGAAGTGGAACTCAGGGCTCCTGATAGGAAAGCCAGTGCTTATTTCTTTACACTCACTCTTTCTAACAATAGGACGTTTACACATAGATagataggaaaagagaaagggagagagagagaaagagaaagggaaacaacgagaatgagagagagggaaagagagaagagagggaaagagaaaaaaaataccctaacatttttatataaaagaatattggGAAAAAATTAGAGatgagcaggaaagaaaaaaatattagaaaaagtcAGTATTATTTCAGAGAAGATTTTTGAAACAAAGTCAAATGAAGACCGAATATTCAGTCATTTGCTATTTGCTGTGCATATATCAAGAGATCTGCACAATGTTTACAtccagttttccatttttaaggatCAGTAGATAtcatttaaacacattttaacaAGGTCTCCAGGCATTTCCTCCCAGTGTGCACTGAAAGACTCATGATTTTCCTAACAATCAGGGCCAGAAGAAAATCTCACCTTGAGTTCATCAAACCGGAgtgtaaaatgaagaatttctgcAAACTGTTTAGCAAGAGCCTGCTCTCGCTCTAGATGCTGGGTAGGGGAGTATGGGGTACTCGTCAAAGCTCCCAGAAGACCTCTTAATGCTGCTTCTaaagaacaaaagataaaattgttaaGTTGTTTGTATCTCTCtgatatttgtttattaaaaagtgagcaatttataaatgtaattttgctTCCCATAAAAGTAAGATCTCTTTAAAAGCCACACTAGCTAAATATAATCACTACAACTGAATACCATTTAACAGAATAAAAGCCTTAAGGGGACTAATTCAACTTTATAATTCTGTAAACCCAAATTCAAAATAATGCAGAAAGTGAATTTGAATTAAACACCAGGATCAAAGGgcaaattttatattactttcaCCATTCTACACAGTGTTGATTTTTATGAAATGGTACTTGTTACCTATAGCTGAGTAACTTCAAAATGGCTTTGGGTCCACAATCAAATCTGTACATGGCTATGAACAAATTACCAACTTGTCATACTTTGAATatgctatttatttataaacacaaaCTGCTTTCTTTCAGCTACTAAAGGACACAAAATACTTGGTTTAATAATTAGCTTCCTGAGTGTCTTAGAGCTTGGTATTTCAGGACCTTAATATAAACATTCTAATgcattacataaataaaatggtCCCACTGAAACAAGCGTTATTTTTGGAATGCCAGACTAATAAATattgtgtttaaaaatgaaaatactaatttttcacttcaaaaaaattacagaaatcaaAACTAATTCTGATACATAttacagaatcagaaaaaaatgctagATTCTATTCAGAGAAAACAAGCTTACAGAGTTAGACAACAATCTGACAATAATGAACAAATGtcaaattaacaaacaaatatTAATGATCATAAATTTATGTGAGATCATCAACTCAACTTAAAGAAAACCAGCTCTACTATTTATGAAGACCTAATTATGAATAACACCATACTATGCGCTTAACCTAGTCTCTCATTTAACTTTCACCATCAACTATTATGTGGCGTTACAGATGGGTACACTGAGTTTCAAAGAGGTTAGACCCCAAAGATATAGCTAGTAAATGCCAGGTGTTTCTGACTCCACAGCTCTATTTTTTCCACCATAATAAACTGTGTCTCTCATATAAAGCAATATTCTACCTAGCCTTCTGcaaccttaaaaaataataatttatggaTTATCACCAATAGTAGGCGCTTCTCATGCGTCTATCATGCGCCAGGTACTGAGCCAGGCACTTCAGAGACATTATCTGTAATCCACATGGTAACTCCAAATGATAGCTATTATCTTTTCTTAATACAAAGTCAGAAAATATATTGACTGTCTACTACAGGCCAGGCATAGGGGAAAAAACAGAGATGAAGACAGACAAGCCCTATGCCCTCATGGAGCCTAattacagagagagaagaaagacaaattatTACAGTTGTCATATGTGTTAAGAAGGAGAAGTACACGGTACAATAGAAAGGTATAAAAATGAGGCCTTACCTAGTTGAAGGTTCAGGAAAAGACCTCCCTGAATAAGTGACATCTGGGCTGAGAGTGGAGTGCACTAAGGATGAGCAAGAGTTTGCAAAAAGACAGGGCGGGGAGCCAGAGCCTGAACTGAGCAGAGCAGGACATAGCAGAGGAACTGCAAGAAGACCAATacaagtgggagagagagggccaAAAGGAGAGGAGCCTAATAACATGCAGATAACTTGTGTGCTATATGAAACACCCTAGCCTTGTCATCCTAACGTCCCTGCAAAAACTATTTAAGCATGGTATTGATATCATCAAATTAGCATTTAAAAACTCCACTTCATCTGcaatgtggagaatggattaagGAGTATGGATGGCTTATAGAGGTGCAAGACAGCATGTGAAGAAGATCAAttaagagaagaaacattttttggctattttgaaaaatgattcaCTTCTCTCAATATTCATTCCACGTGTCAGTGTTAATGTAAGTGGAAAGCAAAGTTTGAGAAATATGGCAACCtcaaaaaccatttttaaaaagcccaaaaCATCAGCACTGTTACAggctgttaaagaaaaaaagaaatgagcatttCCAAGGTTTTATCAAGCCTCAAGGTTAATTCCACCATTCACAGTGTTCCACCACTTTGGGGAATGGGAGACCCCCTCCAAGGGGTAGAGTCAGGTCTCTTGGCTGAGTTGGGATGGCCAATGACCATAGTTGGAGAACGTCTGTCCAtgaatggctgaagccctcaacAGTAGACCTATAATAGGGAAACTCCAGATGCGAACACTGTTTATCTGCCTTTGAAGCAGCTAGATCAGCCTCTTACCTTGGAGGCCTCTGCTGATACAAGACAGTCCTACCAGCCTACAATGCCCTGAGTCAAGAGAGGAATCAAAGACTGAGGATCCCAGAAGGTGGCCCAGGTCTCTGGCTGAGTTGGAAAGAAAGGGAGGTCAAAGAAGAGATGGCATAGAGACTGCTCTCTCTGATGAAGCTCCTAAAACAAAATCACGTGGTTATGATTCGCAGAAAAGGTAAATGACAAGGAGGAAATTAATGGACTGCTAAGCCCtaatttctggaagaaatgagCTGGTAGAGCAGTGCAGACACCAAAGTTATATAAGAAGGTTGCAAAGaaaagaactgggagaaataataaagacagaTTAGGCCAAAAGGTAGAACAAGAAGGGAAAACAACTGGATGACTGGGAAGAGAAGGCCTTTGCAGAAAGTTGCCCTTTAAGAGACAAGAGCCATTTAATCTCCACTGCCATCCATTTACTATCAAAGACCAGTCCTTGACTCCTcagaagaaaatccaaaggatGTGAACTGTAGGGGATTGAAAACACCAAGAGACATGACCACAATTATTGTGGGCACTTTGGGACCTTGTGAGTAGATTTTGATAAAGTTAGCCCAGTGAAAAGGAGTCAACATGTTGGAGAGACTCACTCATTATGACTCCTAGAGGCAGTCCCTACAGCCAAGTCCCTAGAACAGGAGGAAGACTGAGGAAACACAAAGCAGTTTGTCACACAACCCTCCCTCAGGCAGCCACCTCAACTGGGAAGGCCTCAGACTGAAACAAGCAAGTATCTGATGTTTCCCAGGCCCGCAAGTTTCAACCCTGTCGGCAAAGCTCAGAATCTTCCAAATTAGTCAAGTGATCCCTTCCCGATGCCTCTATAAATATGCAAATTGGCAAGGGATCAGAGTCCCTCTTCTAGATTGCACCCCATGGTACATCTGTAGTGCTCAGGCCAAGCAACAATCTCCTTGGGATTGCAAGATCATGAAGGACCATGCACATCATCATAGCTGTGTGGTTCTCTGTGTGCTATCTATGGTGCTTAACCTCATCTCAGGCTCAGCAGAGAGGtaggaagagaagagacaagagaGGTTTAGTGGTATATAAAGCAGAGGGCTCAACAGACTGGAGGTGATAGGATACTCgagctcagagaatttaagtgaTGTGACTaagaccacacagctaataagcagcaTACCCAGAATTCAAACATAGGGCACTATGCATCCAAAGCCTAAAATCCATAATTATTGCTTCTCCTACATACCCAACCCATATTTGCTAGATCAGATGTGTATAATCATTAATCCATCAcgcattcactcactcattcattaaacaaacactGAGTTTCTATCATATGCAAGCAAGGATATGCATCATGTCAGCAAGGAAACTGGAAACATTATTAACCAGGTTATTGGCCAAGAGATCTTAAATTTGTACTTTGCTCCTAACTTTACAGAAGCCCCTAGactacaaaaatgaaatatattacacAAGGCTCCCACATGACAGCATAACAATTGATAGCTTTTTGCTATCAACTGCCCTATTACTATATGCCTCTGCTGAAATGGAATACAACACCATGATGGAACACACACCACTAGCCTGTTTTAACTCCAAtagttaaaatataagaaaacatctAAAGCCTGATTGGTTTGGcctattaattattctttttttactgGCAAATGCTAAGAGACCAAGATAAGCTTGAATAGGACCCGAGCATCAGCCAAAGCAATTTAACTTCAAATGCAGCTAGGAattagcaacaaaagaaaaactctaaataaGTAGGAGTCAAGAGAACCAAGATTAAAAGACGTAGGCTCTCTGAGGTTACAAGGCTACAGACCACGGAGAAATTTGATTGAAAGGCAAATAGTATGAAAGAACTGATTGGCATGCTTGGGAAAATAACTTACAATTCTTATTTCTAGTAAGAAAGACAGTTTACACAAACACTTCTATCTCCACTattatttgtggtttttttttttttttttttagtaatttatcTCTTTCTCCTACACAGATATAATCCTGTTGAAGGCAGGGATCATTCTTATAAttcagttgtgttttgttttgttttttttttaaagattggcacctgggctaacgactgttgccaatctttcttttttgtttttccccctgctttatctccccaaacccccccgtacacagttgtatatcttagttgcaggtccttctagttgtgggatgtgggacgacGCCTCAACGTGGCcggacgagcggtgccatgtccgcgcccaggatccgaaccctgggccgccgcagcggagcgcacgaacttaaccactcagccacggagccggccacTATTTGTCTTTACATTTAACAGTTTGTACTGCATCTAAGAAAATAGAGccattctcttacttttttctaaaacataggcattttttttaaaatagaattttaattttaaaacagtcacATAAATGGCCAAGTAGCTAATATAAAGGTATAAGAAGGGCAAGATGCAAAAAACTAACAAGTGATAGGGACCTCCTGCCAACTAGAAAGCACATGTCCTAACTAATAAGCACAGAGATGGTTTGCCACTGAGCTCTGGCAAAATGAGACGCAGATCAACTGATCAATTGTTGCGTAAGCTACTGATTTTCCCAAAGCAACTGCAGACTTCGaaaaaacaagagaatataaAACTCGAATAATTACCAATTTTTAAACCTGGCAACTAATTAGgaatttctgctttttccctttcctgggaAAAATGATTCAGAGATGAGAATTGTGCCTTCAATACAATAAGTAAGCAAAGTTGGAATTCCCTTGCttggagagggaagaaggcagagcaggTAAGATTGAGCTGCTTCTATaatttgaaagacataaattgGAAGAGTTTTACCTGGTGAAGTTGTGGGCTTAGTGGAAGAGCGGCATACATGTATGTCAGAAATATGAgacatttaattttaagttattgACACATGGTTTTGTATAGTTTTGATTGGTGAATCATATAAACATGCTACACATTCTAACTGAATACATACGATTTGATAAGAAAAACAGACTATAAGATAGAAGTCAACTGGGCCAAACAAATCAAATCTTAGGTCTAAACTCAGCTTATGAGCCCCAGTTGACTTAGACTTCTATCTTATAGTCTGTTTTTCTTATCAAATCGTATGTATTCAGTTAGAATGTGTAACACGTTTATATGATTCACCAATCAAAACTATACAAAACCATGTGTcaataacttaaaattaaatgtcTCATATTTCTGACATACATGTATGCCGCTCTTCCACTAAGCCCACAACTTCACCAGGTAAAACTCTTCcaatttatgtctttcaaattATAGAAGCAGCTCAATCTTAcctgctctgccttcttccttctccaagcAAGGGAATTCCAACTTTGCTTACTTATTGTATTGAAGGCACAATTCTCATCTCTGAATCATTTTtcccaggaaagggaaaaagcaaaCGGTTTTGAATTCTTTGGGCTTCAGTAACTCCGTAGACAGCTCTAGGTATGTCATTAGCTTCCTATTTCTCATCATGTACAGTTTTAGATACATGAACTGATGATAATCAGCAACGATTTTAAGATCACAAAATTCTAAATAACCCAGGAACCTGAGGATTAGTTCCCACATATGGGAAAGGATCTGCTGTAGAGCTGGAGA
This genomic interval from Equus przewalskii isolate Varuska chromosome 8, EquPr2, whole genome shotgun sequence contains the following:
- the CYRIB gene encoding CYFIP-related Rac1 interactor B isoform X2, whose protein sequence is MGNLLKVLTCTDLEQGPNFFLDFENAQPTESEKEIYNQVNVVLKDAEGILEDLQSYRGAGHEIREAIQHPADEKLQEKAWGAVVPLVGKLKKFYEFSQRLEAALRGLLGALTSTPYSPTQHLEREQALAKQFAEILHFTLRFDELKMTNPAIQNDFSYYRRTLSRMRINNVPAEGENEVNNELANRMSLFYAEATPMLKTLSDATTKFVSENKNLPIENTTDCLSTMASVCRVMLETPEYRSRFTNEETVSFCLRVMVGVIILYDHVHPVGAFAKTSKIDMKGCIKVLKDQPPNSVEGLLNALRYTTKHLNDETTSKQIKSMLQ
- the CYRIB gene encoding CYFIP-related Rac1 interactor B isoform X3; its protein translation is MGNLIKVLTRDIDHNAAHFFLDFENAQPTESEKEIYNQVNVVLKDAEGILEDLQSYRGAGHEIREAIQHPADEKLQEKAWGAVVPLVGKLKKFYEFSQRLEAALRGLLGALTSTPYSPTQHLEREQALAKQFAEILHFTLRFDELKMTNPAIQNDFSYYRRTLSRMRINNVPAEGENEVNNELANRMSLFYAEATPMLKTLSDATTKFVSENKNLPIENTTDCLSTMASVCRVMLETPEYRSRFTNEETVSFCLRVMVGVIILYDHVHPVGAFAKTSKIDMKGCIKVLKDQPPNSVEGLLNALRYTTKHLNDETTSKQIKSMLQ
- the CYRIB gene encoding CYFIP-related Rac1 interactor B isoform X4, whose translation is MTNPAIQNDFSYYRRTLSRMRINNVPAEGENEVNNELANRMSLFYAEATPMLKTLSDATTKFVSENKNLPIENTTDCLSTMASVCRVMLETPEYRSRFTNEETVSFCLRVMVGVIILYDHVHPVGAFAKTSKIDMKGCIKVLKDQPPNSVEGLLNALRYTTKHLNDETTSKQIKSMLQ